In Haloarcula sp. H-GB4, a single genomic region encodes these proteins:
- a CDS encoding DapH/DapD/GlmU-related protein: MITAAPYTTNVSGPRHDRLRQHPTPGPHNSLFPWPDAKHPLRVMVNYVIILVCRISPSLRLKNWLLSRLGVTVGDGVAWGLESTPDVFWPELITVEDHAIIGYDATLLCHEFLQDEYRTGEVVVGKRAMIGAGAIVLPGVEIGPGAQVAANSLVTADVPPETTVAGVPAEPLGSDDETTEES; this comes from the coding sequence TTGATTACCGCGGCCCCGTACACGACGAACGTGAGTGGTCCACGACACGACCGACTACGCCAGCACCCGACGCCCGGCCCGCACAACTCGCTGTTCCCGTGGCCGGACGCCAAACACCCGCTCCGGGTGATGGTCAACTATGTTATCATCCTCGTTTGTCGCATCTCGCCGAGCCTCCGGCTGAAAAACTGGCTGCTCTCGCGACTCGGTGTCACCGTCGGTGACGGCGTCGCCTGGGGGCTGGAGTCGACACCGGATGTGTTCTGGCCCGAACTCATCACCGTTGAGGACCACGCTATCATCGGCTACGACGCGACGCTGCTGTGTCACGAGTTCCTGCAGGACGAGTACCGGACCGGCGAAGTCGTTGTCGGCAAGCGGGCCATGATCGGTGCGGGTGCGATTGTGCTGCCCGGTGTCGAAATCGGCCCGGGCGCACAGGTCGCCGCGAACTCGCTCGTAACTGCCGATGTGCCGCCAGAGACGACCGTTGCCGGTGTCCCGGCTGAGCCGCTGGGCTCGGACGACGAGACGACCGAAGAATCGTAA
- a CDS encoding PAS domain S-box protein, which yields MPDQYLTSTDDFEAVLAEAPSVLTVTDDELVIQFVSPAIERVLGYDMESLVGTNWLDLVHPEDTERVLATLAGVREDNGVEYRFRNADGDWVWLETIVSTDTETDRDCQVFTSRDVSDRPRFEAQFRQFVTHTSDVLTVFDEQGNVEYISPSVERVLGYEQDEMQDSDLFEYVHPDDLPNALTEFGRMIDDPGYVAVIEHRYRHADGDWIWAESRGQQVTTGPLEDHVVVTTRDISERKQREQELKRQNQRLERFSDAISHDLRNPLDVLDGSLELARETGEEAHFERAERSIDRMYTLIDDLLVLAKQGVNPAEIETIDLNTLSQRAWSMVDTQDATLETDADDSIKADEGAMLELLENLFRNAIEHGGDDVTVTVGTESWGFYVTDDGTGFPDGTADLFEPGYSTADDGTGFGLCIVEQIVDAHNWEVIATDSESGGARFEFICRNS from the coding sequence ATGCCAGACCAGTATCTCACGTCAACTGATGACTTCGAAGCGGTGTTAGCCGAGGCACCCTCAGTACTGACAGTCACTGATGACGAACTGGTAATACAGTTCGTCAGTCCAGCAATCGAACGCGTGTTAGGGTACGATATGGAGTCGCTCGTTGGCACGAACTGGCTGGATCTCGTCCATCCGGAGGATACAGAGCGCGTCCTCGCCACGCTTGCAGGCGTGCGAGAGGATAATGGGGTTGAGTACCGGTTCCGGAACGCCGACGGCGACTGGGTCTGGCTCGAAACCATCGTCTCAACGGATACTGAGACGGACCGTGATTGCCAGGTGTTTACTTCTCGCGATGTCAGCGACCGACCGCGCTTCGAGGCTCAGTTTCGCCAGTTCGTCACACACACCTCTGACGTGCTCACTGTGTTCGACGAGCAAGGTAACGTCGAGTACATCAGTCCGTCCGTGGAACGCGTCCTCGGCTACGAGCAAGACGAGATGCAGGACTCAGACCTCTTCGAGTACGTACACCCGGACGACCTCCCGAACGCACTCACCGAGTTCGGCCGGATGATAGACGATCCGGGATACGTCGCGGTCATTGAGCATCGATACCGCCATGCAGATGGCGACTGGATCTGGGCGGAGTCCCGCGGCCAGCAGGTCACGACTGGCCCGCTGGAAGACCACGTCGTCGTGACGACCCGCGATATCTCCGAGCGGAAACAGCGCGAACAGGAACTCAAGCGACAGAACCAGCGCCTTGAGCGGTTCTCGGACGCGATTAGCCACGACCTGCGGAACCCGCTGGACGTCCTCGACGGCTCGCTGGAACTCGCACGTGAGACAGGTGAAGAGGCGCACTTCGAGCGCGCCGAGCGGAGTATCGACCGGATGTACACGCTCATCGATGACCTACTGGTGCTCGCTAAACAGGGCGTTAACCCCGCGGAAATCGAGACAATCGACCTCAACACCCTTTCACAGCGAGCCTGGTCGATGGTCGACACCCAGGACGCGACGCTTGAAACCGATGCCGACGACAGCATCAAAGCCGACGAAGGTGCAATGCTGGAATTACTGGAGAACCTCTTTCGGAACGCTATCGAACACGGTGGCGACGACGTAACCGTCACTGTCGGAACGGAATCGTGGGGGTTCTACGTCACGGACGACGGGACGGGCTTCCCCGACGGCACTGCGGACCTGTTCGAACCCGGCTACTCGACGGCCGATGACGGGACCGGGTTCGGGCTCTGCATCGTCGAACAGATCGTCGATGCACACAACTGGGAGGTCATCGCGACCGATAGCGAAAGCGGCGGTGCACGCTTCGAGTTCATCTGTCGGAACTCCTGA
- a CDS encoding nicotinate-nucleotide--dimethylbenzimidazole phosphoribosyltransferase: MTSSGGGTRFTLVAGTTETAGRAGISAAGADPELMSVTPAADAELVTYGTPVRTDVTPVSPSGCPTPALVTRAVREVMGFDVTVVDGGLAEKTGAPTVSVGARPGKDIAEQDPVPTAHGAFAAARQFGHALPADELYLGETIPGGTTTALGVLRALGETGMVSSSLPENPTEQKEKLVAEGLQASSLEPGDAANEPKRAVRRIGDPVLATLAGLTAGAVESDTAVTLAGGSQCVAVAALVRHGGYEGPLGLATTSYVADDESADVRASAAQLDLDLTVTDPGFDRSDHVAMERFVAGEAKEGVGMGGALALADRAGIPMAEVRDRFAGIYDELIGDAPTATAEEGK, translated from the coding sequence ATGACTTCATCCGGTGGCGGCACGCGCTTCACACTCGTCGCAGGAACCACGGAAACCGCAGGTCGGGCGGGGATCAGTGCTGCCGGAGCCGATCCCGAGTTAATGTCGGTAACGCCCGCTGCAGACGCCGAACTGGTTACCTACGGCACTCCAGTCCGGACGGACGTGACACCGGTCAGTCCGAGCGGCTGTCCGACGCCAGCGCTGGTGACGCGGGCCGTCCGCGAAGTCATGGGATTTGACGTCACAGTTGTCGACGGCGGGCTGGCCGAGAAAACGGGGGCTCCAACAGTCTCCGTCGGCGCACGCCCGGGAAAAGACATCGCGGAGCAAGACCCGGTTCCGACGGCCCACGGAGCGTTCGCGGCCGCCCGACAGTTCGGGCACGCACTTCCGGCCGACGAACTGTATCTGGGCGAGACGATACCCGGTGGGACGACGACGGCGCTCGGCGTTCTTCGTGCACTGGGCGAGACGGGGATGGTCTCTTCGTCGCTTCCGGAGAACCCCACGGAACAGAAAGAAAAACTGGTCGCCGAGGGACTCCAGGCCAGTTCACTGGAACCGGGCGACGCTGCAAACGAACCGAAGCGAGCGGTTCGGCGGATAGGGGACCCCGTTCTGGCAACGCTTGCGGGCCTGACCGCGGGGGCCGTCGAGAGCGATACCGCAGTGACACTGGCCGGCGGGAGCCAGTGCGTCGCCGTCGCCGCGCTGGTCAGGCACGGCGGCTACGAGGGGCCGCTTGGACTGGCGACGACGAGCTACGTGGCTGACGACGAGAGTGCCGACGTGCGGGCGTCGGCTGCCCAACTCGACCTCGACCTGACGGTAACGGACCCCGGCTTCGACCGGAGCGACCACGTCGCGATGGAGCGGTTCGTCGCTGGGGAGGCCAAGGAAGGGGTCGGCATGGGCGGCGCGCTGGCGCTGGCCGACCGCGCCGGCATTCCGATGGCGGAGGTTCGGGACCGCTTTGCGGGCATCTACGACGAACTGATCGGCGACGCGCCCACAGCGACGGCTGAGGAGGGGAAGTGA
- a CDS encoding cupin domain-containing protein — protein sequence MSYTKVNYTDVEPVADAMHFLRDPLDCEQVGVTVLDCEAGWTGKPHDHADEGHEEVYVLVEGTATVEVDGEDVSLEAGDAIKLPPAAERTIHNGDAESTFVLVGAP from the coding sequence GTGAGCTACACAAAAGTCAACTACACCGACGTGGAACCGGTCGCAGACGCGATGCACTTCCTCCGAGACCCGCTGGACTGTGAGCAGGTCGGCGTCACTGTGCTGGACTGTGAGGCCGGCTGGACCGGCAAACCGCACGATCATGCCGACGAGGGTCACGAGGAGGTGTACGTCCTCGTTGAGGGGACAGCCACTGTCGAGGTTGACGGCGAAGACGTGTCCCTCGAAGCGGGTGACGCAATCAAGCTCCCGCCGGCGGCTGAACGGACGATTCACAACGGCGATGCCGAGAGTACGTTCGTCCTCGTCGGCGCGCCCTGA
- the dacZ gene encoding diadenylate cyclase DacZ, whose protein sequence is MNELRDLLGDLVADVDAVFLFSPNASFFEEFGDVDEEIVVVGPENTLDAEPFVELPIDFTDLEGRLRFGIEGALEQGIVDEGDEVLCVTEVLDGAENTLVRVQTNDFSPSGVYDMFVNSRADASVVRDVFEVAIELGKKGQKGKPVGALFVVGDAGKVMNKSRPLSYNPFEKSHVHVGDPIVNVMLKEFSRLDGAFVISDAGKIVSAYRYLEPSAEGVDIPKGLGARHMAAGAVTRDTMATAIVLSESDGLVRAFKGGELVLEIDPEEY, encoded by the coding sequence ATGAACGAGTTGCGCGACCTGCTCGGAGACCTGGTCGCAGACGTCGACGCCGTGTTCCTGTTTTCCCCGAACGCGTCGTTTTTCGAGGAGTTCGGCGACGTCGACGAAGAAATCGTTGTCGTTGGTCCGGAGAATACCCTCGATGCGGAGCCGTTTGTCGAGCTACCAATCGATTTCACCGATCTTGAAGGCCGTCTCCGCTTCGGTATCGAGGGCGCGCTGGAGCAGGGCATCGTCGACGAGGGCGACGAGGTGCTCTGTGTGACTGAAGTGCTTGATGGAGCTGAAAACACGCTTGTGCGGGTCCAGACCAACGACTTCTCGCCCTCCGGCGTGTACGACATGTTCGTCAACTCCAGAGCGGACGCAAGCGTCGTCCGTGATGTCTTCGAGGTCGCCATCGAACTGGGGAAGAAAGGCCAGAAGGGCAAGCCCGTCGGCGCTCTGTTCGTTGTCGGTGACGCTGGCAAAGTGATGAACAAGTCCCGGCCGCTGTCGTACAACCCCTTCGAGAAATCGCACGTCCACGTCGGCGACCCAATCGTCAACGTGATGCTCAAGGAGTTCTCGCGGCTCGACGGGGCGTTCGTCATCTCTGACGCCGGGAAGATCGTTTCCGCGTACCGGTATCTCGAACCCTCTGCGGAGGGGGTCGACATCCCAAAGGGCCTCGGGGCTCGGCACATGGCGGCCGGCGCGGTCACCCGTGACACCATGGCGACTGCCATCGTTCTCTCCGAGAGCGACGGGCTCGTGCGGGCGTTCAAAGGCGGGGAGCTGGTCCTCGAGATCGATCCAGAGGAGTACTGA
- the purD gene encoding phosphoribosylamine--glycine ligase: MSETVLLVGGGGREHAIARSLADSPGELYACASNRNPGIVALADGFEALDTTNPTAVTTYAREVDATLAVIGPEAALAAGVADALDDAGIYTFGPQEQEARIETDKAFQRRFMREHDIPGCPDFETFEDMDDACEHIDEYDGDLAVKPAGLTGGKGVRVIGDQCTAEEAKEYLRSSDYDRVVLEERLVGEEFTVQAFVANGQLRVTPAVQDHKRAYEGDEGPNTGGMGSYSDASLHLPFMDEDDYMDAVDVLRATVEALDGYKGVLYGQFMLTETGPRVVEFNARFGDPEAMNTLPVLNTDFLDVLTAARDDDPLPQLSFRPMATVCKYAVPDGYPTDPDAGAKVTIDDDVIAEVVNDHREQSGDDTETAPEALLCYASVDDREDGIYTTTSRSYAVVGLAETISDAEAIAEEALQRAGTEGLRVRHDIGKADLVQQRIDHMDDIRGGAD, from the coding sequence ATGTCAGAGACAGTGCTGCTCGTGGGTGGCGGCGGCCGGGAACACGCGATTGCGCGCTCGCTCGCGGACTCGCCGGGGGAGCTGTACGCCTGTGCCAGCAACCGGAATCCAGGCATCGTCGCCCTCGCCGACGGCTTCGAGGCACTTGATACGACCAACCCGACAGCCGTAACGACCTACGCACGGGAGGTCGACGCCACGCTGGCGGTCATCGGACCTGAGGCGGCCCTCGCCGCAGGTGTCGCCGACGCGCTGGACGACGCTGGTATCTACACTTTCGGGCCACAGGAGCAGGAAGCCCGCATCGAGACGGACAAGGCGTTCCAGCGTCGGTTCATGCGGGAACACGACATCCCCGGCTGTCCGGACTTCGAGACGTTTGAGGACATGGACGACGCCTGCGAGCACATCGACGAGTACGACGGCGACCTCGCGGTCAAGCCTGCTGGGCTGACCGGCGGCAAGGGCGTCCGCGTCATCGGCGACCAGTGTACTGCTGAGGAGGCCAAAGAGTACCTCCGGAGTTCCGACTACGACCGCGTCGTCCTCGAAGAGCGCCTCGTCGGCGAGGAGTTCACCGTGCAGGCGTTTGTCGCAAACGGCCAACTGCGCGTCACGCCAGCAGTGCAGGACCACAAGCGTGCCTACGAGGGCGACGAGGGACCAAACACCGGCGGGATGGGGAGCTACTCCGACGCCAGCCTCCACCTGCCGTTCATGGACGAGGACGACTACATGGACGCCGTCGACGTGCTCCGGGCCACCGTTGAGGCCCTTGACGGGTACAAGGGCGTCCTCTACGGGCAGTTCATGCTCACCGAGACTGGGCCACGCGTCGTGGAGTTCAACGCTCGCTTTGGCGACCCCGAGGCGATGAACACGCTGCCGGTGCTCAACACGGACTTCCTCGACGTACTGACCGCCGCACGCGACGACGACCCCTTGCCACAGCTCTCCTTCCGCCCGATGGCGACCGTCTGCAAGTACGCCGTCCCGGACGGCTATCCGACCGACCCCGACGCCGGAGCGAAGGTGACCATCGACGACGATGTCATCGCGGAGGTCGTCAACGACCACCGCGAGCAGTCCGGTGACGACACGGAGACGGCCCCGGAGGCGCTGCTGTGCTACGCCAGCGTCGACGACCGTGAGGACGGTATCTATACAACTACCTCTCGCTCGTACGCTGTCGTCGGTCTAGCAGAGACGATTAGCGATGCGGAGGCCATCGCCGAGGAAGCGCTGCAGCGGGCCGGTACGGAGGGCCTCCGGGTCCGCCACGACATCGGCAAAGCCGACCTCGTCCAGCAGCGTATCGACCACATGGACGACATCCGCGGCGGTGCGGACTGA
- a CDS encoding cobyrinic acid a,c-diamide synthase: MDGVVLAGTSSGVGKTVATLATLTALEDAGYQPQPAKAGPDFIDPSHHEALVDTPSRTLDPWLAGEDGMRRTYWRGTGDICIVEGVMGLYDGTKTSTAAVAEGLDLPVVLVVDAKAGMESVAATALGFAQYADRIGVDIEVAGILAQRAHGGRHADGIRDALPEDLTYFGRIPPMSDLEIPDRHLGLHMGSEAGLDRDALSTAAESIDVKRLVETARAPPDVATTEGDTGDSPADRRVAVAQDSAFCFIYPSVLERLRSEATVEPFSPVADDPVPDADAIYLPGGYPELHGESLETGDTLGEIASRAAEGVPIYGECGGLMALSESLTTADGDTYEMAGVLPADIEMRDRYQALDHVELEARTDTTVAASGAHRRGHEFHYSAATLGNDASFAFDMVRGDGIDGDHDGLTEYNTVGTYCHCHGESGAFDRLLSMPSKDI, translated from the coding sequence ATGGACGGGGTCGTTCTCGCCGGCACAAGCTCCGGCGTCGGCAAGACCGTTGCCACGCTGGCGACCCTGACAGCGCTCGAAGATGCGGGGTATCAGCCCCAGCCCGCGAAAGCAGGCCCGGACTTCATCGACCCGAGCCACCACGAAGCGCTCGTCGACACGCCCTCTCGGACGCTCGATCCTTGGCTCGCGGGCGAGGACGGTATGCGCCGGACCTACTGGCGCGGCACGGGCGACATCTGCATCGTGGAGGGTGTAATGGGCCTTTACGACGGGACGAAGACATCGACGGCGGCAGTTGCCGAGGGGCTGGACCTCCCGGTCGTTCTGGTCGTGGATGCGAAAGCCGGTATGGAGAGCGTCGCCGCGACGGCGCTCGGGTTCGCACAGTATGCCGACCGCATTGGTGTCGACATCGAGGTGGCCGGCATCCTCGCACAGCGCGCTCACGGCGGTCGACACGCCGACGGCATCAGGGACGCGCTCCCCGAGGACCTCACCTACTTCGGTCGGATTCCGCCGATGTCGGACCTTGAGATTCCCGACCGCCATCTGGGGCTACATATGGGCTCGGAGGCCGGACTCGACCGCGACGCGCTCTCGACAGCCGCGGAGAGTATCGACGTCAAGCGGTTGGTCGAGACAGCACGGGCACCGCCGGACGTCGCGACTACGGAGGGAGATACCGGGGACTCGCCGGCCGACCGCCGGGTCGCCGTTGCACAGGACAGCGCGTTCTGTTTCATTTACCCTTCGGTGCTCGAACGACTCCGGTCCGAGGCAACCGTCGAACCGTTCTCACCAGTCGCCGATGACCCGGTTCCCGATGCCGATGCAATCTATCTGCCCGGCGGCTATCCGGAACTCCACGGCGAGTCGCTCGAAACAGGAGACACGCTCGGCGAGATAGCCAGTCGTGCCGCCGAGGGGGTCCCCATCTACGGCGAGTGTGGCGGTCTGATGGCGCTGTCGGAGTCGCTAACGACGGCTGATGGCGACACTTACGAGATGGCCGGGGTCCTCCCCGCGGACATCGAGATGCGGGACCGGTATCAGGCACTCGATCATGTGGAGCTAGAGGCCCGGACGGACACCACCGTGGCCGCGTCCGGAGCGCACCGCCGTGGACACGAGTTCCACTACTCCGCTGCGACCCTCGGCAACGATGCGTCGTTCGCTTTCGACATGGTTCGAGGCGACGGTATCGACGGCGACCACGACGGCCTCACGGAGTACAACACCGTCGGCACGTACTGTCATTGCCACGGAGAAAGCGGCGCGTTCGACCGTTTGCTTTCGATGCCCTCGAAGGATATCTGA
- a CDS encoding FAD-binding protein, translated as MYEHDVIVVGAGGAGLRAAIAADEEGADVALVTKLHPVRSHTGAAEGGINAALQEGDSWDLHAYDTMKGSDYLGDAPAIDTFAKDAPEEVIQLEHWGMPFSREDDGRVSQRPFGGLSYPRTTYAGAETGHHLLHTMYEQAVKRGIEVYDEWYVTQLAVTDHDDPEDRVCHGCVAYDIKSGEIQGFRANNGVILATGGLGQAFDHTTNAVANTGDGCAMAYRAGVPMEDMEMIQFHPTTLPSTGVLISEGVRGEGGILYNDNEERFMFEHGYANNEGELASRDVVARAELTEVNEGRGAEDEYVDLDMRHLGEERILDRLENILHLAEDFEGVDGLDEPMPVKPGQHYAMGGVETDENGETCIDGLYAAGETACVSLHGANRLGGNALPELLVFGARAGHHAAGKDMKTAEIQTGPSAKSEPGDVEPPVDPGAIDASSDDVAADGAAVEPKAVLGSTVEQERQRIENLIESDGINHAEVRADVQETMTDNVNVFRTEEGLEKALRDLRTARKEYENVAVEDPSRTYNTDLIHTIETRNILDVAEAITLGALAREEFRGAHWRAEHQERKDEEWIKHTMLAWNEGQPELYYKPVILEGDEETYEPKVRSY; from the coding sequence ATGTACGAACACGATGTCATCGTGGTCGGCGCGGGTGGCGCTGGCCTCAGGGCGGCTATTGCAGCGGACGAAGAGGGTGCAGATGTTGCCCTCGTGACCAAGCTCCATCCAGTTCGGAGCCACACAGGTGCTGCGGAGGGGGGAATCAACGCCGCCCTCCAGGAAGGGGACTCTTGGGATCTCCACGCGTACGACACGATGAAGGGGTCCGACTACCTCGGCGACGCCCCTGCCATCGACACCTTCGCCAAGGACGCCCCGGAAGAGGTCATCCAGCTCGAGCACTGGGGAATGCCGTTCTCCCGCGAGGACGACGGCCGCGTCTCCCAGCGCCCGTTCGGCGGCCTCTCCTATCCGCGGACGACGTACGCGGGTGCCGAGACCGGTCACCACCTGCTGCACACGATGTACGAGCAGGCGGTCAAGCGCGGCATTGAGGTGTACGACGAGTGGTACGTGACCCAGCTCGCGGTCACCGACCACGACGACCCCGAGGACCGCGTCTGTCACGGCTGTGTCGCCTACGATATCAAGTCCGGCGAAATTCAGGGCTTCCGCGCCAACAACGGCGTGATTCTCGCGACCGGCGGGCTGGGACAGGCCTTCGACCACACCACGAACGCCGTCGCCAACACCGGTGACGGCTGTGCGATGGCTTACCGCGCCGGCGTCCCGATGGAGGACATGGAGATGATCCAGTTCCACCCGACGACGCTGCCGTCTACGGGCGTCCTCATCTCCGAGGGGGTCCGCGGCGAGGGTGGTATCCTCTACAACGACAACGAAGAGCGGTTCATGTTCGAGCACGGCTACGCCAACAACGAGGGGGAACTGGCCTCTCGCGACGTGGTTGCCCGTGCCGAACTGACGGAGGTCAACGAAGGCCGCGGGGCCGAGGACGAGTACGTCGACCTCGATATGCGCCATCTCGGCGAGGAGCGCATTCTCGACCGGCTTGAGAACATTCTCCACCTCGCGGAGGACTTCGAGGGCGTCGACGGCCTCGACGAACCGATGCCGGTCAAGCCTGGCCAGCACTACGCCATGGGTGGCGTCGAAACCGACGAGAACGGCGAGACGTGTATCGACGGCCTCTACGCGGCCGGCGAGACTGCGTGTGTCTCGCTGCACGGTGCGAACCGGCTCGGGGGCAACGCCCTGCCGGAATTGCTTGTGTTCGGTGCCCGCGCCGGCCATCACGCCGCCGGCAAGGACATGAAGACCGCCGAAATCCAGACTGGCCCCTCCGCAAAGAGCGAACCCGGCGACGTGGAGCCGCCGGTCGATCCCGGTGCAATCGACGCCAGCAGCGACGATGTCGCCGCCGACGGGGCCGCCGTCGAACCGAAAGCGGTGCTTGGAAGCACCGTTGAGCAGGAACGCCAGCGCATCGAGAACCTCATCGAGTCCGACGGCATCAACCACGCCGAAGTCCGCGCGGACGTGCAAGAGACGATGACTGATAACGTCAACGTGTTCCGGACGGAGGAGGGTCTTGAGAAGGCCCTTCGGGACCTCCGGACGGCGCGCAAGGAGTACGAAAACGTTGCTGTCGAGGACCCGTCCCGCACCTACAACACGGACCTCATCCACACCATCGAAACCCGCAACATCCTCGATGTGGCCGAGGCTATCACGCTCGGCGCACTTGCCCGCGAGGAGTTCCGCGGCGCACACTGGCGTGCGGAGCACCAGGAACGCAAAGACGAGGAGTGGATCAAGCACACGATGCTGGCCTGGAACGAGGGACAGCCAGAGCTGTACTACAAGCCCGTTATCCTCGAAGGCGACGAAGAGACCTACGAACCGAAGGTCCGGTCGTACTGA
- a CDS encoding mechanosensitive ion channel domain-containing protein — protein MQFGFDWATIIRQVFSPQGTFVFSLVVLAVGIVLGYLVWRSSRRFMRELGVPETVEGTPFERTARGLGTSTVGIVSNLAALFIYITTVTAVLNIAQLTDPKLYWARFTSFLPDLFIALFAVIIGLIAGDKAKLVVSERLRSVKMPEATVLPELVKYSIFYLAVLIALGQLGVETLALLILLGAYAFGLVFVCGLALKDILQAGAAGIYLLLTEPYSIGDEIVIGDQSGIVQEVDILVTRIESDGEEYIIPNKRVFNTGIVRIRG, from the coding sequence ATGCAGTTTGGCTTCGACTGGGCGACGATCATCCGGCAGGTGTTCTCGCCACAGGGAACGTTCGTCTTTTCGCTTGTGGTACTGGCCGTGGGCATCGTGCTCGGCTATCTCGTCTGGCGCTCGTCGCGGCGGTTCATGCGCGAACTCGGTGTGCCAGAAACCGTGGAGGGCACACCGTTCGAGCGGACGGCGAGGGGTCTCGGCACATCGACCGTCGGCATCGTCTCGAACCTGGCAGCACTGTTCATCTACATCACGACGGTCACCGCCGTCCTCAACATCGCGCAACTGACAGACCCGAAACTATACTGGGCCCGCTTCACGTCATTTCTGCCCGACCTGTTTATCGCCCTGTTCGCCGTCATCATCGGCCTCATTGCGGGCGACAAGGCCAAGCTCGTCGTCTCAGAGCGACTGCGCAGCGTCAAGATGCCCGAGGCGACGGTCCTACCCGAACTCGTCAAGTACAGCATCTTCTACCTGGCAGTGCTCATCGCGCTCGGGCAACTGGGCGTCGAAACCCTCGCCCTGCTCATTCTCCTCGGGGCGTACGCGTTCGGACTGGTGTTCGTCTGCGGGCTGGCACTGAAGGACATCCTGCAAGCCGGTGCCGCCGGCATCTACCTCCTGTTGACAGAGCCATACAGCATCGGCGACGAGATCGTTATCGGCGACCAGAGCGGGATCGTTCAAGAAGTCGACATCCTCGTCACGCGTATCGAAAGCGACGGTGAGGAGTACATCATCCCGAACAAGCGCGTCTTCAATACCGGTATCGTCCGTATTCGGGGCTAA